From the genome of Symphalangus syndactylus isolate Jambi chromosome 5, NHGRI_mSymSyn1-v2.1_pri, whole genome shotgun sequence, one region includes:
- the APH1B gene encoding gamma-secretase subunit APH-1B isoform X3 encodes MTAAVFFGCAFIAFGPALALYVFTIATEPLRIIFLIAGAFFWLVSLLISSLVWFMARVITDNKDGPTQKYLLIFGVFVSVYIQEMFRFAYYRLLKKASEGLKSINPGETAPSMRLLAYAFMTLVIILLHVFWGIIFFDGCEKKKWGILLIVLLTHLLVSAQTFISSYYGINLVSAFIILVLMGSWAFFVAGGSCRSLKLCLLCQDKDFLLYNQRSR; translated from the exons ATGACTGCGGCCGTATTCTTCGGCTGCGCCTTCATTGCCTTCGGGCCTGCGCTCGCCCTTTATGTCTTCACCATCGCCACCGAGCCGTTGCGTATCATCTTCCTCATCGCCGG AGCTTTCTTCTGGTTGGTGTCTCTACTGATTTCGTCCCTCGTTTGGTTCATGGCAAGAGTCATTACTGACAACAAAGATGGACCAACACAGAAATATCTGCTGATCTTTGGAGTGTTTGTCTCCGTCTATATCCAAGAAATGTTCCGATTTGCATATTATAGACTCTTAAA AAAAGCCAGTGAGGGTTTGAAGAGTATAAACCCAGGTGAGACAGCGCCCTCCATGCGACTGCTGGCCTATG CTTTCATGACGCTGGTCATCATCTTGCTGCATGTGTTCTGGGGCATTATATTTTTTGATGGCTGTGAGAAGAAAAAGTGGGGCATCCTCCTTATCGTTCTGCTGACCCACCTGCTGGTGTCAGCCCAG acCTTCATAAGTTCTTATTATGGAATAAACCTGGTGTCAGCATTTATAATCCTGGTGCTCATGGGCTCCTGGGCATTCTTTGTTGCGGGAGGCAGCTGCCGAAGCCTGAAACTCTGCCTACTCTGCCAAGACAAGGACTTTCTTCTTTACAACCAGCGCTCCAGATAA
- the APH1B gene encoding gamma-secretase subunit APH-1B isoform X1, protein MTAAVFFGCAFIAFGPALALYVFTIATEPLRIIFLIAGAFFWLVSLLISSLVWFMARVITDNKDGPTQKYLLIFGVFVSVYIQEMFRFAYYRLLKKASEGLKSINPGETAPSMRLLAYVSGLGFGIMSGVFSFVNTLSDSLGPGTVGIHGDSPQFFLYSAFMTLVIILLHVFWGIIFFDGCEKKKWGILLIVLLTHLLVSAQTFISSYYGINLVSAFIILVLMGSWAFFVAGGSCRSLKLCLLCQDKDFLLYNQRSR, encoded by the exons ATGACTGCGGCCGTATTCTTCGGCTGCGCCTTCATTGCCTTCGGGCCTGCGCTCGCCCTTTATGTCTTCACCATCGCCACCGAGCCGTTGCGTATCATCTTCCTCATCGCCGG AGCTTTCTTCTGGTTGGTGTCTCTACTGATTTCGTCCCTCGTTTGGTTCATGGCAAGAGTCATTACTGACAACAAAGATGGACCAACACAGAAATATCTGCTGATCTTTGGAGTGTTTGTCTCCGTCTATATCCAAGAAATGTTCCGATTTGCATATTATAGACTCTTAAA AAAAGCCAGTGAGGGTTTGAAGAGTATAAACCCAGGTGAGACAGCGCCCTCCATGCGACTGCTGGCCTATG TTTCTGGCTTGGGCTTTGGAATCATGAGTGGAGTATTTTCCTTTGTGAATACCCTATCTGACtccttggggccaggcacggtgggcaTTCATGGAGATTCTCCTCAATTCTTCCTTTATTCAG CTTTCATGACGCTGGTCATCATCTTGCTGCATGTGTTCTGGGGCATTATATTTTTTGATGGCTGTGAGAAGAAAAAGTGGGGCATCCTCCTTATCGTTCTGCTGACCCACCTGCTGGTGTCAGCCCAG acCTTCATAAGTTCTTATTATGGAATAAACCTGGTGTCAGCATTTATAATCCTGGTGCTCATGGGCTCCTGGGCATTCTTTGTTGCGGGAGGCAGCTGCCGAAGCCTGAAACTCTGCCTACTCTGCCAAGACAAGGACTTTCTTCTTTACAACCAGCGCTCCAGATAA
- the APH1B gene encoding gamma-secretase subunit APH-1B isoform X2, protein MTAAVFFGCAFIAFGPALALYVFTIATEPLRIIFLIAGAFFWLVSLLISSLVWFMARVITDNKDGPTQKYLLIFGVFVSVYIQEMFRFAYYRLLKKASEGLKSINPGETAPSMRLLAYVSGLGFGIMSGVFSFVNTLSDSLGPGTVGIHGDSPQFFLYSAFMTLVIILLHVFWGIIFFDGCEKKKWGILLIVLLTHLLVSAQVLPNDCLLGLPSAYSKARDPQYLLTSLVLHASGP, encoded by the exons ATGACTGCGGCCGTATTCTTCGGCTGCGCCTTCATTGCCTTCGGGCCTGCGCTCGCCCTTTATGTCTTCACCATCGCCACCGAGCCGTTGCGTATCATCTTCCTCATCGCCGG AGCTTTCTTCTGGTTGGTGTCTCTACTGATTTCGTCCCTCGTTTGGTTCATGGCAAGAGTCATTACTGACAACAAAGATGGACCAACACAGAAATATCTGCTGATCTTTGGAGTGTTTGTCTCCGTCTATATCCAAGAAATGTTCCGATTTGCATATTATAGACTCTTAAA AAAAGCCAGTGAGGGTTTGAAGAGTATAAACCCAGGTGAGACAGCGCCCTCCATGCGACTGCTGGCCTATG TTTCTGGCTTGGGCTTTGGAATCATGAGTGGAGTATTTTCCTTTGTGAATACCCTATCTGACtccttggggccaggcacggtgggcaTTCATGGAGATTCTCCTCAATTCTTCCTTTATTCAG CTTTCATGACGCTGGTCATCATCTTGCTGCATGTGTTCTGGGGCATTATATTTTTTGATGGCTGTGAGAAGAAAAAGTGGGGCATCCTCCTTATCGTTCTGCTGACCCACCTGCTGGTGTCAGCCCAG GTTCTGCCTAATGACTGCCTTCTAGGGTTACCATCTGCATACAGCAAAGCACGGGACCCACAGTATCTGTTGACCAGCTTAGTTCTACATGCCTCAGGGCCTTAA